One window of the Bos mutus isolate GX-2022 chromosome X, NWIPB_WYAK_1.1, whole genome shotgun sequence genome contains the following:
- the SMS gene encoding spermine synthase isoform X2 yields the protein MTESVHTWQDHGYLATYINKNGSFANLRIYPHGLVLLDLQSYDGDAQGKEVDSLLNKVEERMKELSQDSTERVKRLPPIVRGGAIDRYWPTADGRLVEYDIDKVVYDEDSPYQNIKILHSKQFGNILILSGDVNLAESDLAYTRAIMGSGKEDYSGKDVLILGGGDGGILCEIVKLKPKMVTMVEIDQMVIDGCKKYMRKTCGDVLDNLKGDCYQVLIEDCIPVLKRYAKEGREFDYVINDLTAVPISTSPEEDSTWEFLRLILDLSMKVLKQDGKYFTQGNCVNLTEALSLYEEQLGRLYCPVEFSKEIVCVPSYLELWVFYTVWKKAKP from the exons CTTTGCCAATTTGAGAATCTACCCGCATGGATTGGTGTTGCTGGATCTTCAGAGCTACGATGGCGACGCACAAGGCAAAGAAGTCGATAGT CTTTTGAACAaagtagaagaaagaatgaaagaattgaGTCAGGACAGTACTGAGCGGGTAAAGCG attaccACCCATAGTTCGAGGAGGGGCCATTGACAGATACTGGCCCACTGCGGATGGTCGCCTGGTTGAGTACGACATAGATAAAGTGGTGTATGACGAAGACTCACCTTACCAGAACATTAAAATTTTACACTCAAAGCAATTTGGGAATATTCTCATCCTCAGTGGGGATGTTA ATTTGGCGGAAAGTGATTTGGCGTATACCCGGGCCATCATGGGCAGTGGCAAAGAAGATTACAGTGGCAAAGATGTactgattctgggaggtggagacGGGGGCATATTATGTGAAATAGTCAAACTGAAACCAAAGATGGTGACTATGGTAGAGAT TGACCAAATGGTGATTGACGGATGTAAGAAATACATGCGAAAAACGTGTGGTGATGTCTTAGACAATCTTAAAGGAGACTGCTATCAG GTTCTAATAGAAGACTGTATTCCAGTACTGAAGAGGTACGCCAAAGAAGGGAGAGAGTTTGATTATGTGATTAATGATTTGACAGCTGTTCCAATCTCCACATCTCCGGAAGAAG ATTCCACATGGGAGTTTCTCAGACTGATTCTTGATCTCTCAATGAAAGTATTGAAACAGGATGGGAAATATTTTACACAG GGAAACTGTGTCAATTTGACAGAAGCCCTGTCGCTCTATGAAGAACAGCTGGGGCGCCTGTATTGtcctgtggaattctccaaggagATCGTCTGTGTCCCTTCGTACTTGGAATT GTGGGTATTTTACACTGTTTGGAAGAAAGCTAAACCTTGA